One window of the Trifolium pratense cultivar HEN17-A07 linkage group LG2, ARS_RC_1.1, whole genome shotgun sequence genome contains the following:
- the LOC123905213 gene encoding protein FAR1-RELATED SEQUENCE 5-like — translation MSNYAVATTVVTSQHNVSTTVNGQENMNSSLPNCVDSLVNNIQEQNVQQSIANSEPHLEMEFESEASTYDFYNAYSKTIGFGIRREYGNKSRVDGVLTSRRFTCFKEGIRSVDKRCHSTAEPRAETRTGCQARMAISLDRKIGKYKVVDFIAKHNHPLQPPEHVHMIRSHRRISEAQASQIVLGDESGLTPKDLHEYISKQAGGIETVGFTREDLKNYLKTKRKQSLKYGEVGALMMYFKQESENPSFFYDFQMDVDELITNIFWADAQMINDYGYFGDVITFDTTYKTNKDCWPLGVFVGLNNHRQTVIFGAALLYDETIPSFQWLFETFLKAMGGAKPKTMLTDQDPAMARALSIVMPETFNGLCTWHIRHNSLRHVNHLYQQSSRFCGDFVILCSNKLQFRGHNQAKLTMKLNIKLQFKGHNQAKLTMELNIKLQFKGHNQAKFTMKLNIKLQFKGHKGHNQAKLTVELNIKLQFKGHN, via the exons ATGAGCAATTACGCCGTCGCTACCACCGTCGTAACGAGCCAACACAACGTTTCTACTACTGTTAATGGTCAAG AAAACATGAATTCATCATTACCAAATTGTGTCGATAGTTTGGTGAACAATATCCAGGAACAAAATGTGCAACAAAGTATTGCCAACAGTGAACCTCACTTGGAAATGGAGTTTGAATCTGAGGCATCGacttatgatttttataatgcgTATAGTAAAACAATTGGATTTGGTATTCGTCGAGAATATGGAAATAAAAGCAGAGTAGATGGAGTTTTGACTTCAAGAAGATTCACATGTTTCAAAGAGGGTATACGAAGTGTTGACAAAAGATGTCACTCGACAGCGGAGCCTAGAGCAGAAACTAGAACAGGGTGTCAAGCGCGTATGGCTATTTCACTTGATCGAAAGATAGGGAAATACAAGGTTGTTGACTTTATAGCTAAACATAACCACCCTCTTCAACCGCCAGAGCATGTTCACATGATTCGCTCTCATCGACGCATATCTGAGGCACAAGCATCACAAATTGTCTTAGGAGATGAATCAGGATTAACACCAAAAGATTTGCACGAATATATATCCAAACAAGCTGGTGGGATAGAGACTGTTGGTTTTACAAGAGAAGACCTTAAGAATTACCTTAAAACCAAAAGGAAGCAATCACTAAAGTATGGTGAAGTAGGTGCATTGATGATGTATTTCAAACAAGAAAGTGAAAATCCCTCGTTCTTTTATGACTTTCAAATGGATGTGGACGAGCTAATAACTAACATATTTTGGGCGGATGCACAAATGATAAATGATTATGGGTACTTTGGTGATGTCATAACATTTGATACCACATACAAGACAAATAAGGATTGTTGGCCATTAGGAGTATTTGTTGGACTTAATAATCACAGGCAAACAGTCATTTTTGGGGCAGCATTGTTATATGATGAAACAATACCTTCTTTTCAGTGGTTATTTGAAACCTTCCTCAAAGCGATGGGTGGAGCAAAGCCTAAAACTATGTTAACCGATCAAGATCCTGCTATGGCTAGGGCACTTTCTATAGTTATGCCGGAAACATTTAATGGATTGTGCACTTGGCATATAAGACATAACTCTTTGAGGCATGTGAATCATTTATATCAACAGAGTTCACGATTTTGTGGGGATTTTGTTATATTATGCAGCAACAAGCTACAATTCAGGGGACACAATCAAGCCAAGTTGACAATGAAACTCAACATCAAGTTACAATTCAAGGGACACAATCAAGCCAAGTTGACAATGGAACTCAACATCAAGTTACAATTCAAGGGACACAATCAAGCCAAGTTTACAATGAAACTCAACATCAAGTTACAATTTAAGGGACACAAGGGACACAATCAAGCCAAGTTGACGGTGGAACTCAACATCAAGTTACAATTCAAGGGACACAATTAA